The sequence below is a genomic window from Setaria italica strain Yugu1 chromosome IV, Setaria_italica_v2.0, whole genome shotgun sequence.
CTCGGTATGGTCACACACAAGGCACTCCAAGTATTAGCCTGTTGACATCTCAGATACCATCGACACATCACCCTGTTGAGATTACTAGCGTGTCGACTACAACACCGCGGGCTACAAGTTGTGCTGCACTAATCAGCCGCAATAACACAACATGACTTGCCAGTTGATGCGGATCATTAAGAGCACCGGAATCCTACTACATGATTACATGAACCCAATGGCAAAACGTGGCACGAATACATGGAATCCTGCAGTGTTTGTGTGCTATTGCCAGTCACCATCCCAATAGCATTTCCACTTTTTTTTCAGCGAGCTGAATCTGCAGTTGCATCATCTGAAACTGAATTTGCTGTACACTTGCTAACCATGTGACGTGCCAATGCCGCTACCCAGCAGCCTTTCCCTGTGGGCTGCAGATTCAGTGCCGCTTGGATTTGTGCAATGCAGGAATCCTCCTCCACTGGCCACTGTGCTCATGCAAAAGTCAGAGCAGAGGAACCTGACAGATTCATCGGCTTCTGTTTGGTGAGCTTCCTAGTGAGTTCTTGACAATGATGGCGAGCATCTGATGCTTCAGAAGATGCCAGACTCAACGAAGTCTCAAGTCTGGGGTTATCTGGCTCCAGGATATCGATTCGGTTTCTTGCCTGATTGAGAGTTTcagctctctctcttttttcccagTGAATCGAAGTAAGAAAATATCTACAGAATAAGCAGATTTCAGATGCATGGAATGGAAGTTCTTGCGTTGCAGCACGTGTTGCAGAAGGGCTGCTTATCAAGCACTATACAAGAAAGTGAGATCCATCCATCAAATGATCAAATGCATATGTCGTCATCCTGATTCCTTTTGGTAACTGAAGATGGATGGCATCATGCGACTGGAGCTCACTGGAGGAAATGGCTGGTGATCTGCAGCTCTTTCTTGCCACCGATTGGCGATTGCGGTCGAGCCGACGAAGAACCTCAGCTGCGGAAACAATGCATGAAAGAGACAACAGGCCTGTTCCATGATACATCAGCCCTAACACTAGCAGCCCTTGTGCACAACTGCTCTCCACTGCCGAGATAAACAACTTTCCCTAAGCATGATGAGCAAGGGAGGATAGCTTTATCCATGCCATTGCGACGTCCCTTTCTGTGTGCTACTTTCAACTGCTGCTAGTGCTAGTGACACAGGCACTTGCAATCAGGAATAAACAATGCTGAAACCAGAACAAAATCTTTATTCGACCGGCAGCTGTAGGATCATCTGCCAGAAAGACAAGGGCATCGCGATTAAGAAATTGCGCTTCAGTCTTGTGCATCAAGGGAAAACAAAAGATTTGATGCAAATCTACTGTCAGTGATAGGAAGGGGAATACATAACACTGGGGATCAGTGCAGGTCCCATTCAGAAGAGGAAAGTGTCCTCTATTCAGATGATGGCTGCTTTACTCCAACATAATGATCTGGGAGAGATCGTTTAGCCTTTATTATCCGTGTGGAGCCTCAATACAAGTCTTTCCAGTTTTCCTTGGCCAATTGTTTTTTCTGCAGTCGCTTTATCCAGTGCCCAACAGAGAATGTATTGGGAACAAAAGAGATACAAATAATTTCTTGGCCTTTTTATAATTGAGAAATTTCTAAAGATGATGTAGTTATAATTACTTAAATATACTTCTGCAGTCGGGCACATTAGTTGATGCCAACTGGTGTCATGTTTCACATATAGCATGATGTGAAGAATATGGCGCTATAAATTTTTCCCCCATAGAATGAAAACATAAGAAGCTCCTTATGTTGCTGCATCTATAATGGAATCAATGTTTGAACTTTTACAGCATCAGTTTAGTTGGTTTAACGTCATCGTATACAGCATTTACAATGTGCCCTCTATTATAGCTGGCAGTGCATGAACATATTATTAGCAGAAATGATTAAAATAAGTTTGTATCATAAAGAAGACATCTTTAATCCTGAATGTTATAGAAACGCGCATATATATATTGATAGCTGTTTCACACTACAATATGAGCTTTGGTTCTCCATCACATCATCATAAAACCGATGTTGCTCCTGATACAGATAGATGGCTAACTGCTAAAGGATAAGAACCTCCATAACAATTATATACAGGAATTATGTCTCATACAACGAATGAGGATCCTAAAGTTTTGAGTCAGCTATCCGATCTTACTGATGGGGCTAGGTCAGATTCAGAATGCTCTCTAAAAAAGAGCTCTGTCTCCATCTCCCAATAGTAAGGTAAAGCGGTCGACAAGACAGGATACGCTATATTTATTACGCATTGATTTACAAGAAAAGGACCGATGTGATTTCACAAAACTTTCCTAAGCTACAAATTACCTTTCTACTTTACAATAATTGGTTAGTCATTGGGACGGCAAATACCGCTGCAGGCATTCTTTTATATTCTGAAAGTTCACAGGCTTAGATATGTATGAATCCATGCCTGCAGCAAGGCATTCATCGGCACTCTCAGAAAACGAATTTGCTGTCATCTGCAAAGAATCAGGAGATTTTACAGGGTTATAGACATAACCTAGGCTTGGAAGAATACAATTTAATATAACACGAAGATTCTATTCTCCATGTGATCAAGAAAATAGCAAATATATGAAGTAGCATGCAGGCAAAGCGGGGTCTTAGTTGGTAAGAGTTTAGAATTGTGTATAGATAAACTTACCGCAATTATAGGGACCCTCTGCCCTTGCCGTTTTGCAGGTGTACAATCTGATGAAATAGCAGGGTCAGCTATCATCTGATCATCTTCAGGCTTTACAGAAGCGTCCCAATAGCCGGTGTTCTCAAAAGAACGTATATGTTTAGTGGCTTGTAGGCCATCCATTTCTGGCATGTGAACATCCTATCAAGGAGAAACCATTACATTTTGATTAGAGTGGAAGCAAAATATTGTAACATATAACAGACATTTTCACTTGGGTTCGTGGCATATAAATATTGATATCAAACCACAAGGTGCTGTCATGATTtaaaagttcttttttttttcctatggtAGTACAGGACTACCAAGACTAACACCTGTACTATTTCACTAGTGAGATGGGAAAAAATGAAGAATAGTAACTCTTAACAGTATTGGTGAAGTGCTTCGAACCATTATCCAAGGTGTACCAAGCCAATTTCGATGGTTGGCATAACCTTTTGCCTATAATTCATCTCATTGGTGTATATCTTATTAGCACAAAATCAAGAAGTTTGTTTGATGTTGAGGTGAGGCAATTGTGAACTAAAATGACATCTTATAAGGATGAATTGAAgtaaatacaaaaaaaaaacataagttTTGAAAATAATTACAGTCGTACCATCAGAATAAGATCATATTGATGCTGCTGAACTGCACGGATTGCTTGCATCCCATTATTTACGATATCTATTCCATGGCCCAGCTGCTCCAGCATTGATTTTGCCACTATTATGTTCACCCTGTTATCTTCAACTAGGAGGATCTTTGCCTTGTTTCCAATTGGAGAACACTTGGATTTCTTGTGGAGTGATTGTTCTTCGAGAACTTTGCATGGTCCCGTTTTCTGACCACTAGCACCTGAAGCGGATACTGTGTCTCCTCGGGAACTGGAAACCCGTTCAGCTTGACTATTCAGTTCAAGGACCATTGCATCATCATGTTGTTTTTCAGCTGTGCTCCTTACACTAGCACCATTTGACTGGTGAGCAGCAGAGGTACAGTTTGCTGAATTCTGTTCCTTTGATGTGAAGCCATTTGATAATGGTTTGCAATCATCTAATATACTAGGTGGATCATAGCACATAAGCTTGGCACCGAATAACTTTGTGTTGTTCATTACTGAAACTCCTGACGACAGAAGAGAAGTTCGCATTTGTGGCTTGAAAATGAAGGAGCCTTCTATATCACTGTTAGTGAAACCACTCTGAGAACTGTCCACTTCATCTGGATCATCACTGTGCTCCTCTTTTACAGGGATTTTGCAAGGCAGCACAAATGTAAATTTTGATCCTTCATTCTCTTTGCTGACCACAGTCAGAGTACCACCCATCAACTCCACCTAAACCATCACGAAAAATTAAAAGACAGTTACACACTTTGTTAAGTTACTGTGGAACTGCTTTGAATTACAAGTTACAACTAAGCTGCAGATGTTACTGTtctatttcaatttttttttttgcggtgAACAGCAGGGGAGGCCCCCACtggttttttttcctatttaaATAAGCATAATATGTACAGGTTTACAAGGCCATATGCCCAAGAggaaaaggggaggggaaagAGCTCATTTCAAGGTGCTCAATGTATGCAATTATTCGTAATTTCTCAGATAGAAAAAAGGTAAGCATGATTATTCTCATTCGTAAATCCAAAATTGTATCACTGTTTGTATTCTAAATGTATCGGGCATGAGAACTGAAATTCATACCAACTGCTTGCAGATTGCAAGGCCAAGCCCTGTCCCACCATATTTTCTTGCATGATCAGCACTGGCTTGCATGTACCTCTTAAACAGCAACGGCAATGATTTCACTGCACGTGGTCAGCATTGAAACGGTAAGAAATAAAGACAAACAATTCCGAGtattataaaaaaatttctGTGTCAAGTGAGATATGGAGAAGATGGTCACGCAAAACATAATCAACAAATGTGAGGAAAAACCTGGTATCCCTATTCCAGTGTCATAAACATCACAGCGAAGCCAAACAACTTCCTCGCCCTCGTGATCCTCCCTGAAGTTTTCACATGTGGGAACGCCATTATGAACAGCATCTTCATGCTTGGAGCAGTTCAAACTATCTTTATCACAATTTCTTGGAGAGACACAAGGATTTTCCGCTGCAGTAGTAATTGGGGTTCCAGGATAAGCTCGCTTTTGAATTTTCTCGTGTTCTATTTTGCAACCTGGTTGCTGCTCACGCACAACCTGAAGATTGATTCCAACCTTCCCTTCATGTGTAAACTTGACTGCATTGCTGAAAGGATTAAAAATACCGAATAACGTCAGATTATGGCACACATATTTTCCATTTTCCAAGTAAATAAGTTTTATCAAACCATTTAAGTTGACTTATGCACCTTCAGAATATAAAAAGTCCTTACCTGATCAAATTGGTCAGAATTTGTCGAATCCTTAGAACATCACCAATGACCTACGCGCATACATTAGAAAAAACAAGATGAGATGAACATGTCTGTATATacgtaaaaaaaaatgaacatgtCTGTTTGCAGCCAGTTGGATCCCTAAATTACCAAAGATCTCCCAAGAAAAACCTAAGATTTTGCAAACTTGAATAGTATAGGCAAGGGgtcaaaaagaaaatgaaggaaTTATCTTTACCTCCACTGGAACATCATCACCTATGCACCCTTCAAGGGTCAATTCCTTCTTCAGAGATGCCGCAGCTGTTTGGAGTACATGTTTAACTACTTCCCTAGGTCTGAATGTCGTAGATTCTAGTTTCATAGCCCCTGAAATGATGGAGGAGTAAACAAGAAACATAACTAATCAGGGAAACAATAATTAATGCACAAACTAGTTTGGAACAAGCATCAAACAACATCAGTCTTATAAAATATTATTCTTGAGTTATTTGCCACACGTAACCATGGGAAAGGATTCTCAAGTCATACTTTATGTCCCTACAGCAAGTGTTTAATCTAGAAACTTGTATAAAACACtttcaacaagcaaatataaaTGGCTAAGTTGACTGAAGTATGTGATTTGAAATACCTGACTCCACTTTGGAAAGATCAAGGATGTCATTGATCAGCTGCAATACAAGATCTCCAGAGGATAACATAACTTCTAGCAACTGGTGTTGTTCTTTATCCAGTTTGGTAGTTGCAAGAATTTCAGCCATGCTAAGGACACCCGAAAGAGGAGATCTGATTTCATGGGACATGGTAGCTAGCATTTGTTTTGCTCGCATTGTTTCCTCTGCAATATGAAAACTAAGTGTTCAGTAACCACTAGCTTAAGTGCATCAAAGTTATTGCAACAAGATGCAAACCTGTTATGTGAAGAGATCTGCTAAGTTCTGTTTCCTTGGCGTTTTGGATAGCTTCTCTCACCCTTATGTCTGccattttctctcttcttttgaCCTAATGTGCAAATAAGTAGATAAATTACAGTTCAAAAACATGAACCAAAACGTAGAACATGTAGTGTTTGAACAGAATTTTCGTCCAGGGAATTTCTATGTATTTGGAAATAACAGTCATGTGAAAAATACCCTTAAAAATAGTTTGTGCAATCATCGCAAGGTCCATTTTGATGGTAGTGAAATTTTAGCATTTAGGTATAATTGGGGGGTGGCACCATGTTAAAGGTATATCTGAAGAGAAGTGAATTTCATAAAGGTACCTGATCTGTTATGTCCATTGCAACATAATTCACACCAATTGTTTCTCCACCTTTGCTGAAAACTGGCTCAATGTATGTCACAAATGTCTTTGCTCCAAACATTGGTGTGTTAAATGCAAATTCTCTTTTAGTTGCTATTCCAGTGGCCATAACTTCTCGCTTGACACTATTCATCTCTTCTATGCCCTCACCTGACAATATCTCATAGTCTGTCTTACCAATAACATCCTGATTAAAAAAAGTTATGCTTCAGCCATAGTCACAATTTATCAAAATACTGATTTATTGCCGAATGCCTGGAGTCATGGCATATTCTAATTTTACAGTTTTCAGGATAAAAGAGGGGTATGTAGTATAATGAAGCATAAAAACAACAATGGCAAGGTAAAGGTTTAAATGAAATTAGATTAGATTACCTCATCAGCAAGTGTTGGATAGTGATTAAAAATGAAACGGTACCGTAAATCAGCATCCTGAAAAGGAAAAGGTAAACAGTCTATTATTTATCTATACCCTGATATAAATGTTCATGTCCAGTGTTCTATATGTATCATGATTGAAAAAGCATCTCCATGTATACAGCAAGTTGTAAGAGGCGTTGTGGACATAGATAAACATACCTGATGGGCAATAACAATAGGAGCACTTTGAAGAACCAAGTGCAAGAAGTAATCAGCACGTTTTAACATCCCAGAGAATTCCTCCGTTGGTGTGTGTGACTGTAAATTCTTTATATTTTCCTCTAACTTTTCAACTAATGAACGCTCCCTTTGAATGCTTTCGTCAAGTGTTTTTTCTAACTGAGTTGCTCTCTCTTTCCAATAGGCAACACTGTCATAGTCTGCGTCTATTTTAGGCTCTCTATTACGAGAAAGTTCATCATTCTTTTTACTCGGACGCTTCCATTCATCTTCATAAGCTTCATCCAGTATAGGTACGTGCCGCTTTACAGCATAATAACTCTCATCCTgaaaccgttgctcctccaagATTTGTTGCTTGTTTTGCTCAATTTCTTTCCTCTGTTGGCTGAGAAGACCAAGCTCTTCCTCCTGAAGCCGAGCAGCATTGGCTCTCTTATATTCCCAGTGCTTCATAAAGTATTGCATATGAGAAACACCTTTCTCAGAATTTGCCATTTCCATAAGCCGCTGATAATCCACATGAACAGGCTTCTCATCGAACTTAACATCCTTGAAAGCATCTTGGTCATTCCTAAACTTTTCCATTCTGAACTGTCTCTGGTGTTTATCTCCTATATTCTCAGGCCACATTGATTGTGCAACCTCATTCTCAGGTTCAGCCAGGTAATCGTCCCCCATGTTTATCAATAATCAGGACAATTTCCCGTTCACATTGAAATTTTACTCAAACATTTGTTGACTGTTGAACCCACCTGATGATTTACAGACTATCGCTGAAATTGATCCGTGATTGAAATTTCAGTGTTCCCTGTtctctctaagaatgatataaCTGGTAGCATAACACTTGTGCCAACTAACTGATGAGAGAGCAAGAATCAGAAGCTGCTTCTTATCTGCATATACATCCGTTTTTCAGCTCAGTATCAAGTCAAACAAAACAATGATATCCTCAGGTAAGGAGCCAAACAAAAcagtatatacatgaaatcaatTTAAGAGAAACGAACATGCATATTCAAGTTTACTGTTTGAACGAAGACCTCGCAAGGAATTCGGCTTTGACGGAACATCTCAACAAAGAGCAGAAGCCTTTCACTAAGCAAGTAAGCCGACACAACACTTGTACTGAAGGCAGACATGGAACTCTGCCTTTAACGAAATTCCAAGCCATAAAGGTGGAACCTTCCCTTTCTCCAAGGCATGCTGGAGAGCATCTTCGGATCAAGGAAAGAAACAGTAAAAAAGGTACGAAACCGAATCTAAGATTCTGTGATACCCCAGCTTTCACGAACATCATCAAACGCAATGCTGAATTGGTGACAGAAAATACGGCTCGCCGCCACAGAGACAGCAAATCTCTCAAACTAGCTTAGCATATACCCAGCTAAACTACACATCATACAGCTCACAAAGTCAAACGCTTCGCCACTAAAGAACGGCACGGGCGCAAAGGGGAATCAAGGAAGCAGCGGAACACGCAAAGCACAGGTCGGGGACCTGATCCCAGCAGGATCCAGCCTTCCTCTGCTCTGGTGCGCTGTGGCTGCCACCCCGGCAGTTCGAAGAAACGCCGGGGAAATGTGAGTGATCCTGGAAGGCTAGAGATCAAATCTCCCACCTCAACAAACGCCCGCCCGATCAAAGTAGAGACgtagcaaaaagaaaagggaaacgAAAACACCCCAAAGCCGAGCAGCTTGACTGAACAGCACTACGCCCGCCACCCGTCCGACGAAATGCCCGGTCGGCAGACTCCCGATCAAAGCAACCACTtggcaagcaaagcaaggatcACCCACCTGAGACTGAGAGAAGAAGCCGCGGCTCGGGGTGGAGTCCCTTCCCGCCGCACGGCGActcgccacggccacggcgtgACGAGCACTGGGCGAGGAGCAGAGCGGGGTCAATGCGACGCGACGCGGGGCAgaggcagagcagagcagaggcgATGAGGggtcggaggaggaagagggcggAGGAGGATCTAATGGCAGCGAGCGGGCGGGGGCGCAGCGGCCATGTGACGGGAATAGTATAAAATTTGCGCGGGGGGGCGGAGGGGCAGCGGGTGCAAGGAATCGCGTCCGCGGGGGCGGAGGGGGGCCATGTGCGCgcgcgggggaggggggcaaAGAATTGCGCAACTGGCGACCGCCTCAACAGCGACTTGTTTAGTCCTAGCTCTCTCGTGGGTGTTTTCttttccctctcttctctctctccggcCGATCTGGCCGCCGTccccggtggtggcggtggtgggcgcGGCGAGAAGCGACGAGGGGAGGAGGGGTTAAAAAAAacgcggcgggggtggcggggAAGGGGCAGTTTTAAAATGACGGCTGCGGGGTGCTGGTTGGTGGGTGGACTCGGATCGCCGCTTCGTGGCGTCCCGTGCGGGATTGCGGGGTAAACGAACTCGGCGAACCAGCTGCTGTGCACTGGGCTGtggcaaactttttttttcactcgAATTTTTCGATCATTGAATCTAAAATCGACGTCTCGGATCAACGCCATCTGTTTCTACCTTATCTTTTTCTCCCCTTCCTCACTCCCCACCAATCCCCCGACTCTCCCTGACTCCACCTTCTACCTCCGCCGCTGCCCGGTCGTGCCTCCACCCGTTAGGCACGGGTGGGCTAGGGTCCCGCCGGAGCTCCATGCCGGCCGGTGCAGAGCTCCGGTGAGCCCTAGCCCGCCCGCGCCGACCACCTTTCCttcccctcccgccgccacctccca
It includes:
- the LOC101765545 gene encoding probable histidine kinase 1, whose protein sequence is MGDDYLAEPENEVAQSMWPENIGDKHQRQFRMEKFRNDQDAFKDVKFDEKPVHVDYQRLMEMANSEKGVSHMQYFMKHWEYKRANAARLQEEELGLLSQQRKEIEQNKQQILEEQRFQDESYYAVKRHVPILDEAYEDEWKRPSKKNDELSRNREPKIDADYDSVAYWKERATQLEKTLDESIQRERSLVEKLEENIKNLQSHTPTEEFSGMLKRADYFLHLVLQSAPIVIAHQDADLRYRFIFNHYPTLADEDVIGKTDYEILSGEGIEEMNSVKREVMATGIATKREFAFNTPMFGAKTFVTYIEPVFSKGGETIGVNYVAMDITDQVKRREKMADIRVREAIQNAKETELSRSLHITEETMRAKQMLATMSHEIRSPLSGVLSMAEILATTKLDKEQHQLLEVMLSSGDLVLQLINDILDLSKVESGAMKLESTTFRPREVVKHVLQTAAASLKKELTLEGCIGDDVPVEVIGDVLRIRQILTNLISNAVKFTHEGKVGINLQVVREQQPGCKIEHEKIQKRAYPGTPITTAAENPCVSPRNCDKDSLNCSKHEDAVHNGVPTCENFREDHEGEEVVWLRCDVYDTGIGIPVKSLPLLFKRYMQASADHARKYGGTGLGLAICKQLVELMGGTLTVVSKENEGSKFTFVLPCKIPVKEEHSDDPDEVDSSQSGFTNSDIEGSFIFKPQMRTSLLSSGVSVMNNTKLFGAKLMCYDPPSILDDCKPLSNGFTSKEQNSANCTSAAHQSNGASVRSTAEKQHDDAMVLELNSQAERVSSSRGDTVSASGASGQKTGPCKVLEEQSLHKKSKCSPIGNKAKILLVEDNRVNIIVAKSMLEQLGHGIDIVNNGMQAIRAVQQHQYDLILMDVHMPEMDGLQATKHIRSFENTGYWDASVKPEDDQMIADPAISSDCTPAKRQGQRVPIIAMTANSFSESADECLAAGMDSYISKPVNFQNIKECLQRYLPSQ